From a region of the Sesamum indicum cultivar Zhongzhi No. 13 linkage group LG3, S_indicum_v1.0, whole genome shotgun sequence genome:
- the LOC105156975 gene encoding putative methyltransferase C9orf114 homolog isoform X2: MGKKEKRKMEQNDVSAANGGSEYQEKHRKKKRKNREKVEEPQNEAVLATDIPTVTIAVPGSIIDNAQSLELATRLAGQLARAATIFRIDEIVVFDNKSASEDTSTEIMENDSGENESGAPFLIRILKYLETPQYLRKSLFPKHNSLRFVGLLPPLDAPHHLRKHEWASYREGITREKLDRGSGGTLVDVGLSKNVMIDEVLEPGIRVTVEMGTNRNLDAGPPRKVVPSSRPREEGMYWGYKVRYASNISSVFKNCPYQGGYDHRIGTSEHGSVFNSSELTLPSFRHLLIAFGGLAGLEECVEEDENLKGKNVRDIFDSYLNTCPHQGSRTIRTEEAMFISLQYFQEPISRVSQKYEYSNR; encoded by the exons ATGgggaagaaggagaagagaaaaatGGAGCAGAACGACGTGTCCGCCGCAAACGGCGGTTCTGAATATCAGGAAAAGCATcggaaaaagaagaggaaaaacaGAGAGAAAGTGGAAGAACCGCAGAACGAAGCCGTATTAGCGACTGATATACCCACTGTCACCATTGCTGTTCCTGGGTCCATTATTGATAATGCCCAGTCCCTTGAACTCGCAACCCGC TTGGCTGGTCAGCTTGCTCGTGCTGCGACAATTTTTCGAATTGATGAG ATAGTTGTATTTGATAACAAGAGTGCATCAGAGGATACTTCAACTGAAATAATGGAAAATGATTCAGGTGAGAATGAGAGTGGTGCTCCTTTTCTTATCAGAATCTTGAAGTATCTTGAGACACCACAATATCTCAGGAAGAGTCTTTTCCCGAAACACAACAGTTTAAGATTTGTG GGTCTGTTGCCCCCACTAGACGCTCCACATCATTTGCGCAAGCATGAATGGGCCTCATATAGGGAAG GTATCACCCGGGAAAAACTAGACCGAGGTTCTGGTGGTACACTTGTTGATGTCGGGCTTAGCAAG AATGTCATGATTGATGAAGTTCTTGAACCTGGAATCAGAGTTACAGTAGAGATGGGAACAAACCGTAATCTAGATGCAG GTCCACCAAGGAAAGTCGTCCCTTCTTCGAGGCCGAGAGAAGAGGGAATGTACTGGGGTTATAAAGTGAGATATGCTTCGAACATTAGTTCTGTGTTCAAGAACTGCCCCTATCAG GGAGGCTATGATCATCGTATTGGTACCTCTGAACATGGGTCAGTTTTTAATTCTTCAGAGCTTACTCTACCGTCGTTCAG GCACCTTTTAATTGCTTTCGGTGGACTTGCGGGGTTGGAGGAATGTGTTGAAGAGGACGAAAACTTGAAG GGCAAAAATGTGCGCGACATATTTGACTCGTACCTGAACACTTGTCCTCATCAAGGAAGCAGAACTATTCGCACAGAG GAAGCAATGTTTATATCGCTCCAGTATTTTCAAGAGCCAATCAGTCGTGTTTCACAGAAATATGAATATTCAAATCGATAG
- the LOC105156977 gene encoding 2-hydroxyisoflavanone dehydratase-like — MASPTKDVLTDLTPFIKVYTDGTVERIFSFPDVPPSPEDPTTGVSSKDTTISPTLSARLYLPKLTDPTQKLPILVYYHGGGFCVDSAFSLLTHRYMNFLSAESGALVVSVQYRLAPEHPLPAAYEDSWEALKWVCSHVLDQTHLEKDEWITSHADFNRLFIGGDSAGGNITHNIAMRAGSESLPGNLKVLGAIISNPFFWGSHPIGNEPREDIEQSAAYRLWFLAYPSAPGGIDSPLINPLADGAPSLSGLGCSKIIVCLSEKDVLTARGLVYAEEVKKSGWKGQVEVVEIEGEDHCFQLFDPQTEKAKYLISRLASFISH, encoded by the coding sequence ATGGCTTCCCCAACCAAAGATGTCCTCACTGACCTAACTCCGTTCATCAAAGTCTACACCGACGGCACCGTCGAGCGCATCTTCAGCTTTCCAGACGTACCTCCCTCGCCGGAAGACCCCACCACTGGCGTCTCCTCCAAAGACACCACCATCTCCCCAACCTTATCCGCCAGACTTTACCTCCCGAAGCTCACCGACCCCACTCAAAAGCTCCCCATCTTAGTCTACTACCACGGCGGAGGCTTCTGCGTCGACTCCGCCTTCTCTTTGCTCACCCACCGTTACATGAACTTCTTGTCCGCAGAATCCGGAGCTCTGGTTGTCTCCGTCCAGTACCGTCTCGCTCCTGAACACCCCCTTCCGGCGGCGTACGAGGATTCCTGGGAAGCCCTCAAATGGGTCTGCTCCCACGTGCTTGACCAAACCCATTTGGAGAAAGATGAGTGGATCACCAGCCACGCGGATTTTAACCGGCTTTTCATCGGTGGAGACAGTGCCGGAGGTAACATCACCCATAACATTGCTATGCGTGCGGGGTCGGAGTCTTTACCCGGAAACCTGAAAGTCTTGGGTGCAATTATCTCAAATCCCTTCTTCTGGGGCTCTCATCCCATCGGGAACGAACCAAGAGAAGATATAGAGCAGAGTGCCGCTTATAGGCTGTGGTTCTTGGCATACCCGTCTGCTCCCGGAGGCATTGATAGCCCATTGATCAATCCGCTGGCTGATGGAGCGCCGAGCTTGTCCGGGCTGGGATGCTCCAAGATTATAGTTTGTTTGTCAGAGAAGGATGTGTTAACGGCGAGGGGTTTAGTTTACGCAGAGGAAGTGAAGAAGAGTGGGTGGAAAGGCCAAGTGGAGGTGGTGGAGATTGAAGGAGAGGATCACTGCTTTCAGTTATTTGATCCTCAAACGGAAAAGGCCAAATATCTCATCAGCCGTCTTGCTTCTTTCATCTCACACTGA
- the LOC105156976 gene encoding RAN GTPase-activating protein 2: MDAKAPNGERQHVTIKLWPPSQNTRQMLVERMKNNLSTPTIFTTKYGSLSDVEASKHAKQIEESAFTSANQHYGQEPDGDGSSAVQMYASECSKLILEVLKNGPRIQEKESLKPKVDSAESFFDISKGQRAFIEEDEAQTLLSPLKEPGNSYTKICFSNRSFGLGAARVAGPILTSIKSQLKEVDVSDFVAGRPEAEALDVMSIFSEALEGSHLRYLNISDNALGEKGVRAFGKLLQSQTSLEELYLMNDGISKEAAQAVCELVPSTEKLRVLHFHNNMTGDEGAIAISEILRRCPSLEDFRCSSTRVGSEGGVALSAALAKCKNLKKLDLRDNMFGIEAGVKLSESLYKNEYLTEIYLSYLNLEDDGAIAIANALKEAAPSLTVLEMAGNDITAAAAPSMAACISRKTALTKLNLSENDLKDDGAIQISKAFGEGHDQLKEVDLSLNSIRMVAARTLAQALVRLPGFKFLNVNGNFISEEGIDELKDIFKECAEKLGPLDENDPDGEDFADKESGDEDEESQDELEEKLKNLDVNRED, from the coding sequence ATGGATGCCAAAGCACCAAATGGAGAACGCCAGCATGTTACCATTAAACTCTGGCCACCTAGCCAAAACACTCGGCAAATGCTAGTGGAGCGAATGAAGAATAATCTCTCAACTCCAACAATTTTCACCACCAAGTATGGCAGCCTCAGTGATGTTGAGGCTTCAAAACATGCCAAACAAATTGAAGAATCGGCATTTACTAGTGCAAATCAACATTATGGACAAGAACCCGATGGTGATGGCAGTTCTGCTGTGCAGATGTATGCTAGTGAATGCAGTAAGCTCATTCTGGAAGTTCTTAAGAACGGCCCCAGAATACAGGAAAAAGAGTCTCTGAAACCCAAGGTTGATTCAGCTGAATCTTTTTTCGATATCTCCAAAGGTCAGCGAGCATTTATAGAAGAGGATGAGGCACAAACACTTTTGAGTCCCTTAAAAGAGCCTGGAAATTCTTACACTAAGATATGTTTCAGCAATCGAAGCTTTGGTCTAGGTGCAGCCCGTGTTGCAGGGCCGATCTTAACATCCATTAAAAGCCAACTGAAGGAAGTGGATGTGTCAGATTTTGTTGCAGGAAGACCAGAGGCGGAAGCTCTTGATGTCATGAGTATCTTCTCCGAAGCTCTGGAAGGTTCTCATTTGAGGTATCTAAACATCTCCGACAACGCCTTAGGTGAGAAGGGAGTCAGAGCATTCGGGAAGCTCTTGCAGTCTCAAACTAGCTTGGAGGAATTATATCTGATGAATGACGGCATATCAAAGGAAGCTGCACAGGCTGTTTGTGAGTTGGTTCCTTCCACAGAGAAGCTGAGGGTTCTTCATTTTCATAACAATATGACCGGAGACGAAGGGGCTATTGCTATTTCTGAGATTCTGAGGCGTTGTCCTTCACTGGAAGATTTTCGATGCTCGTCTACCCGAGTTGGCTCTGAAGGCGGAGTTGCCTTGAGTGCAGCACTTGCAAAATGCAAGAATCTGAAGAAACTGGATCTTCGGGACAACATGTTTGGTATAGAAGCTGGCGTAAAGTTGAGTGAGTCCCTCTACAAAAATGAGTATCTCACAGAGATCTATTTAAGCTACCTGAATCTGGAAGATGATGGAGCAATTGCCATAGCCAATGCTCTAAAAGAGGCAGCACCATCACTCACAGTGTTGGAGATGGCCGGAAACGACATAACAGCTGCGGCTGCTCCGAGCATGGCCGCTTGCATTTCCAGAAAGACGGCTCTCACAAAGTTGAACCTGTCAGAGAATGATCTGAAGGATGACGGTGCAATTCAGATAAGCAAAGCATTTGGAGAAGGCCATGACCAGTTGAAGGAGGTCGATCTGAGCCTGAACTCTATAAGAATGGTTGCGGCTAGAACATTAGCTCAGGCTTTGGTGCGTCTGCCTGGGTTCAAATTCTTGAACGTTAATGGGAACTTCATTTCTGAGGAAGGTATTGATGAGTTGAAGGACATCTTTAAAGAATGCGCCGAGAAACTTGGACCCTTGGATGAGAATGACCCTGATGGAGAAGATTTCGCCGATAAGGAGTCTGgggatgaagatgaagaaagtCAGGatgaattggaagaaaaattaaaaaatcttgaTGTCAATCGAGAAGATTAA
- the LOC105156975 gene encoding putative methyltransferase C9orf114 homolog isoform X1 has translation MGKKEKRKMEQNDVSAANGGSEYQEKHRKKKRKNREKVEEPQNEAVLATDIPTVTIAVPGSIIDNAQSLELATRLAGQLARAATIFRIDELSIVDFCASLDKCRSPQCRNKDAGENESGAPFLIRILKYLETPQYLRKSLFPKHNSLRFVGLLPPLDAPHHLRKHEWASYREGITREKLDRGSGGTLVDVGLSKNVMIDEVLEPGIRVTVEMGTNRNLDAGPPRKVVPSSRPREEGMYWGYKVRYASNISSVFKNCPYQGGYDHRIGTSEHGSVFNSSELTLPSFRHLLIAFGGLAGLEECVEEDENLKGKNVRDIFDSYLNTCPHQGSRTIRTEEAMFISLQYFQEPISRVSQKYEYSNR, from the exons ATGgggaagaaggagaagagaaaaatGGAGCAGAACGACGTGTCCGCCGCAAACGGCGGTTCTGAATATCAGGAAAAGCATcggaaaaagaagaggaaaaacaGAGAGAAAGTGGAAGAACCGCAGAACGAAGCCGTATTAGCGACTGATATACCCACTGTCACCATTGCTGTTCCTGGGTCCATTATTGATAATGCCCAGTCCCTTGAACTCGCAACCCGC TTGGCTGGTCAGCTTGCTCGTGCTGCGACAATTTTTCGAATTGATGAG TTAAGCATTGTGGATTTTTGTGCATCATTAGATAAATGCAGATCGCCACAATGCAGAAATAAAGATGCAG GTGAGAATGAGAGTGGTGCTCCTTTTCTTATCAGAATCTTGAAGTATCTTGAGACACCACAATATCTCAGGAAGAGTCTTTTCCCGAAACACAACAGTTTAAGATTTGTG GGTCTGTTGCCCCCACTAGACGCTCCACATCATTTGCGCAAGCATGAATGGGCCTCATATAGGGAAG GTATCACCCGGGAAAAACTAGACCGAGGTTCTGGTGGTACACTTGTTGATGTCGGGCTTAGCAAG AATGTCATGATTGATGAAGTTCTTGAACCTGGAATCAGAGTTACAGTAGAGATGGGAACAAACCGTAATCTAGATGCAG GTCCACCAAGGAAAGTCGTCCCTTCTTCGAGGCCGAGAGAAGAGGGAATGTACTGGGGTTATAAAGTGAGATATGCTTCGAACATTAGTTCTGTGTTCAAGAACTGCCCCTATCAG GGAGGCTATGATCATCGTATTGGTACCTCTGAACATGGGTCAGTTTTTAATTCTTCAGAGCTTACTCTACCGTCGTTCAG GCACCTTTTAATTGCTTTCGGTGGACTTGCGGGGTTGGAGGAATGTGTTGAAGAGGACGAAAACTTGAAG GGCAAAAATGTGCGCGACATATTTGACTCGTACCTGAACACTTGTCCTCATCAAGGAAGCAGAACTATTCGCACAGAG GAAGCAATGTTTATATCGCTCCAGTATTTTCAAGAGCCAATCAGTCGTGTTTCACAGAAATATGAATATTCAAATCGATAG
- the LOC105157075 gene encoding protein phosphatase 2C 70 has translation MEKAMRVGSGSIWVDDIERPLILGDLGVVESQNNASTLNNFAEQTGRQTEGGFISAPISVAPKHRLLSTSPQLKHSDSFVLDIPNTSDDSLVGQTLKRPHAANQFGEKWISEKREDITSSPKHGADKDSFRDFIPTYTANRGSILMLEVISGASRGLHHSTQSTNTSKLPVTIGRVSPGDVILKDSEVSGKHAMINWNENKLKWELVDMGSLNGTFLNSQAVHLPQSGSRHWSNPVELSNGDIITLGTTSKIQVQITAQAECKIPFGVGIASDPMALRRGGKKLPMEDVCYYQWPLPGMDQFGLFGICDGHGGADAATSVSKIMPEVIAGILSVSFRRERVLSRGDASDVLREAFYQTEARINNYYEGCTATVLLVWADGHENFYAQCANVGDSACVMNIEGKQIKMTEDHRITSHSERLRIQALGTPLRDGESRICGINLARMLGDKFLKEQDARFSSEPFISEVVCIEQSSKGFALLASDGFWDVINIKKAVQLVHQTMERNAADKENSAEKIANILLSEARTLRTKDNTSIIFLDFASSRIHYCKLDS, from the exons ATGGAGAAGGCGATGCGCGTTGGCAGCGGCAGCATTTGG GTTGATGACATTGAGAGGCCTCTTATTTTGGGAGATCTGGGTGTTGTTGAAAGCCAGAACAATGCTTCCACATTAAATAACTTTGCTGAGCAGACTGGTCGTCAAACTGAAGGAGGTTTTATTTCAGCACCTATTTCAGTAGCACCTAAACATAGGCTCCTGTCAACATCCCCCCAATTGAAACACA GCGACAGTTTTGTTCTTGATATCCCAAATACTTCAGATGATTCTTTGGTGGGTCAGACTCTTAAGCGTCCGCATGCAGCAAATCAGTTTGGTGAAAAGTGGATATctgaaaaaagagaagatatCACTTCTAGCCCAAAACATGGTGCAGATAAAGACAGTTTCAGAGACTTTATTCCCACTTATACTGCAAACCGGG GAAGCATTCTCATGTTGGAGGTAATCTCTGGTGCTTCTCGTGGGCTTCATCATTCTACGCAGTCAACCAACACATCCAAGCTTCCGGTGACTATTGGAAGAGTGTCACCTGGTGATGTGATACTAAAGGACTCTGAGGTCTCTGGCAAGCATGCAATGATAAATTGGAATGAAAAT AAATTAAAATGGGAGCTGGTTGACATGGGTAGCTTGAATGGTACATTCTTGAACTCCCAGGCAGTCCACCTTCCTCAATCTGGAAGCAGACATTGGAGTAATCCAGTTGAGCTCTCAAATGGAGACATAATAACTTTAGGCACGACCTCAAAAATTCAG GTCCAGATTACAGCTCAAGCAGAGTGCAAGATCCCTTTTGGGGTTGGTATAGCATCAGATCCAATGGCTTTGCGTCGAGGAGGAAAAAAGCTGCCTATGGAAGATGTCTGCTATTACCAGTGGCCTCTTCCTGGAATGGATCAG TTTGGACTATTTGGCATATGCGATGGACATGGAGGAGCCGATGCAGCCACATCTGTTAGCAA AATAATGCCTGAAGTAATCGCTGGCATCTTGTCGGTTTCATTcagaagagagagagttttATCTCGGGGTGACGCTTCTGATGTCCTTAGAGAAGCATTTTATCAAACAGAAGCACGAATCAATAACTACTATGAG GGTTGTACTGCAACTGTGCTTCTGGTTTGGGCTGATGGTCACGAAAATTTCTATGCCCAATGTGCAAATGTTGGAGACTCAGCTTGTGTTATGAA TATTGAGGGAAAGCAGATAAAGATGACAGAAGACCACAGGATAACCAGTCATTCTGAAAGGCTCCGTATTCAGGCATTAGGAACACCTTTGAGAGATGGCGAATCTCGAATATGCG GTATAAACCTCGCCAGGATGCTTGGAGACAAATTTCTGAAGGAGCAAGATGCTCGCTTCAGTTCAGAACCTTTTATAAGTGAAGTTGTATGTATAGAACAATCAAGCAAGGGCTTTGCTCTATTAGCTAG TGATGGTTTCTGGGACGTTATCAACATCAAGAAGGCTGTTCAGCTTGTGCATCAG ACAATGGAGCGGAACGCAGCGGACAAAGAGAATTCGGCTGAGAAGAtagctaatattttgttgagtGAAGCAAGAACCCTGCGTACGAAAGATAATAcctctataattttcttagATTTTGCCAGCAGCAGAATCCATTATTGTAAACTTGATTCCTAG